In a single window of the Lynx canadensis isolate LIC74 chromosome E2, mLynCan4.pri.v2, whole genome shotgun sequence genome:
- the PTOV1 gene encoding prostate tumor-overexpressed gene 1 protein isoform X1, with translation MVRPRRAPHRSGAGGPLGGRGRPPRPLTVRAARSRSWPASPRGPQPPRIRARSAPPMQGARVFGALGPIGPSSPGLALGGLAVGEHRLSNKLLAWSGVLEWQEKRRPYSDSTAKLKRALPCQAYVNQGENLETDQWPQKLIMQLIPQQLLTTLGPLFRNSQLAQFHFTNRDCDSLKGLCRVMGNGFAGCMLFPHISPCEVRVLMLLYSSKKKIFMGLIPYDQSGFVNAIRQVITTRKQAVGPGGVAGPVQIVNNKFLAWSGVMEWQEPRPEPNSRSKRWLPSHVYVNQGEILRTEQWPRKLYMQLIPQQLLTTLVPLFRNSRLVQFHFTKDLETLKSLCRIMDNGFVSVACAGRASGWGHGRAERPPWADGAGSALCLKTRRRMTAGGCFPKASWGESGGSPHGDSQSALCPDTCRLPVHGTPRVCAVPDTFYRWGN, from the exons ATGGTCCGTCCGCGCCGCGCTCCGCACCGCTCCGGCGCCGGGGGCCCCCTCGGGGGTCGCGGCCGCCCCCCACGGCCCCTCACGGTGCGCGCCGCCCGCTCGCGCTCCTGGCCGGCCAGCCCCCGGGGCCCGCAGCCACCGCGGATCCGGGCCCGCTCGGCCCCTCCCATG CAAGGCGCTCGGGTCTTTGGGGCCCTGGGTCCCATCGGGCCCTCCTCGCCTGGGCTCGCCCTCGGGGGCCTGGCTGTGGGCGAGCACCGGCTCAGCAACAAGCTGCTGGCCTGGAGCGGCGTCCTGGAGTGGCAGGAG aagCGCAGACCCTACTCGGACTCCACGGCGAAGCTGAAGCGGGCCCTGCCCTGCCAGGCCTACGTGAACCAGGGCGAGAACCT GGAGACCGACCAGTGGCCGCAGAAGCTCATCATGCAGCTCATCCCGCAGCAGCTGCTG ACCACCCTGGGCCCCCTGTTCCGCAACTCCCAGCTGGCGCAGTTCCACTTCACCAACAGAGACTGCGACTCCCTCAAGGGGCTGTGCCGCGTCATGGGCAACGGCTTC gcGGGGTGCATGCTGTTTCCTCACATCTCCCCCTGCGAGGTGCGCGTGCTCATGCTCCTGTACTCGTCCAAGAAGAAGATCTTCATGGGCCTCATCCCCTACGACCAGAGCGGCTTTGTCAACGCCATCCGGCAGGTCATTACCACGCGCAAACAG GCGGTGGGTCCCGGCGGGGTCGCGGGCCCAGTTCAGATCGTCAACAACAAGTTCCTGGCGTGGAGCGGGGTCATGGAGTGGCAAGAG CCCAGGCCTGAGCCCAACAGTCGGTCCAAGAGGTGGCTGCCGTCGCACGTCTACGTGAACCAAGGGGAGATCCT GAGGACTGAGCAGTGGCCAAGGAAGCTGTACATGCAGCTCATCCCGCAGCAGCTGCTG ACCACACTGGTGCCGCTGTTCCGGAACTCGCGCCTGGTACAGTTTCACTTCACCAAGGACCTGGAGACGCTCAAGAGCCTGTGCCGGATCATGGACAACGGCTTCGTGAGTGTGGCGTGTGCGGGCCGGGCGAGCGGGTGGGGGCACGGCCGGGCGGAAAGGCCCCCCTGGGCAGACGGGGCCGGGTCCGCTCTGTGTTTGAAAACTAGAAGGCGGATGACGGCCGGTGGCTGTTTCCCCAAAGCCAGCTGGGGAGAGAGTGGCGGCAGCCCCCACGGTGACAGCCAGTCGGCCTTGTGTCCAGACACCTGTCGGCTCCCGGTCCACGGGACTCCCCGGGTCTGTGCCGTCCCGGACAcgttttatagatggggaaactga